The sequence GACGTGAGACCGGGACCCGGCTCTCCTTTTCGTCCTTTAGGGTGACGATGAGGGCGTTGCGCGAGAGCCTGACGATCTGGTTCACCTTCTTGAGGTTGACGATGAAACTTCGGTGGGTGCGGAAGAAGGTCTTGCCGTCCAGCATCCTCTCCAGCTCGGCCAGGCTGTAGGTGGTCAGGTAGGACTCGTTGTAGGTGTGCAGGTTGGCGTACTCGTGCTTGGTGTCGATGAAGTAGATGTCCTCCATGGGGATGAGCTTTATGGCGTCGTGCCCGGGTTCAGAAACATGGTGGACACCCCCTATACTTGCTTTGTGTAAAAAAGAAGCAGAGCAAGGAGGTGTCCAAATGAAGGGTTCAGTTGGAAC comes from Actinomycetota bacterium and encodes:
- a CDS encoding LytTR family transcriptional regulator DNA-binding domain-containing protein, whose product is MEDIYFIDTKHEYANLHTYNESYLTTYSLAELERMLDGKTFFRTHRSFIVNLKKVNQIVRLSRNALIVTLKDEKESRVPVSRRQATALRDLLRF